Proteins encoded by one window of Azoarcus sp. PA01:
- a CDS encoding ABC transporter transmembrane domain-containing protein, giving the protein MPGDTVKHASTPRRLSALTGLWPFLQPYRARIALAFILLCVGSAIILLLPLAFGDLVDLGFGAPAQTGNALLGEPNLNAHFIALFGLASAWALAVSARYYTVSWIGERATADLRCAVYRRVLSQAPQFFETLQTGEVLSRLTGDTTLIQTVIGSSVSMGLRSLFQFTGGMVMLAVTSLYLFSLNLGLMALLTLPIIVIGRKVKRLSRESQDRIADASAVAGEVLNAMPTVQAYTQERHEAERFAVAAETGFTTAIRRTRVRAALTTLIITAVMGTIIFVLWVGVRQMHDGILTQGQLASFVLYAALVAGGVGTMAEVWGDVMRAAGAAERLLELLHADSAIREAPRPQLPLRPTQAAISFEHVTFCYPARPHPRALDDICLTIAPGESVALVGPSGAGKTSLFQVLLRYYEISGGAIRINGQDIRQLSLHDLRKGIAIVPQDPVIFSASALENIRYGRRAASDAEVIAAARAALVDEFIERLPDAYQTFLGERGTRLSGGQRQRIAIARAILKGAPLLLLDEATSALDVESEILVQQGLDVAMQGRTTLIIAHRLATVQKTDRIVVVDRGRIVETGTPEDLRHGGGLYARLAALQLDL; this is encoded by the coding sequence ATGCCCGGCGATACCGTGAAACACGCCTCGACGCCGCGCCGCTTGTCGGCGTTGACAGGCCTGTGGCCGTTCCTGCAGCCCTATCGGGCGAGAATTGCGCTGGCCTTCATCCTGCTCTGTGTCGGTTCGGCAATCATCCTGCTGCTGCCGCTGGCGTTTGGCGACCTCGTCGACCTCGGGTTCGGCGCACCGGCACAAACCGGCAACGCTCTGCTCGGTGAGCCGAACCTGAACGCGCATTTCATCGCCCTGTTCGGACTGGCGAGCGCTTGGGCGCTGGCGGTGTCCGCCCGTTATTACACCGTGTCGTGGATCGGCGAGCGGGCAACCGCCGATCTGCGCTGTGCGGTGTACAGGCGCGTACTGTCCCAGGCGCCCCAGTTTTTCGAGACCTTGCAGACCGGTGAAGTCCTGTCCCGCCTGACCGGCGACACGACGCTGATCCAGACCGTGATCGGCAGTTCGGTGTCGATGGGCTTGCGCAGCCTGTTCCAGTTCACCGGCGGCATGGTCATGCTGGCCGTCACCAGTCTCTACCTGTTCTCCTTGAACCTGGGCCTCATGGCCTTGCTGACGCTGCCCATCATCGTCATCGGCCGCAAGGTCAAAAGACTTTCGCGCGAATCCCAGGACAGGATTGCCGACGCTTCGGCGGTGGCCGGTGAAGTCCTCAATGCGATGCCGACGGTACAAGCCTATACGCAGGAGCGGCACGAGGCGGAACGCTTTGCCGTTGCCGCGGAAACCGGGTTCACGACGGCGATCCGGCGCACGCGCGTGCGCGCGGCACTGACCACTTTGATCATCACCGCAGTGATGGGAACGATCATCTTCGTGCTGTGGGTCGGCGTGCGCCAGATGCACGACGGCATCCTGACGCAAGGCCAGTTGGCGTCCTTTGTCCTGTACGCGGCACTCGTCGCCGGCGGCGTCGGGACGATGGCAGAAGTCTGGGGCGACGTCATGCGCGCGGCCGGCGCCGCAGAGCGCCTGCTGGAACTGCTGCACGCGGACTCCGCCATCCGCGAGGCGCCCCGCCCCCAACTGCCGCTGCGTCCCACGCAGGCGGCGATCAGTTTCGAGCACGTGACGTTCTGCTATCCCGCGCGGCCCCACCCGCGTGCGCTCGACGACATCTGCCTGACGATTGCGCCGGGCGAGAGCGTCGCGCTTGTCGGCCCGTCCGGCGCGGGCAAGACGAGCCTGTTCCAGGTCCTGCTGCGTTATTACGAAATATCGGGCGGCGCGATCCGCATCAACGGACAGGACATCCGGCAACTGAGCCTGCACGACCTGCGCAAAGGCATCGCGATCGTGCCGCAAGACCCGGTGATCTTTTCCGCCAGCGCGCTGGAGAACATCCGCTACGGCCGCCGCGCTGCGAGCGACGCGGAAGTCATCGCCGCAGCCCGGGCAGCGCTCGTCGATGAGTTCATCGAGCGACTGCCCGACGCTTACCAGACCTTCCTCGGCGAGCGCGGCACCCGCCTGTCCGGAGGGCAGCGCCAGCGCATCGCGATTGCGCGCGCGATCCTGAAAGGCGCGCCGCTGCTGCTCCTCGACGAAGCCACCAGCGCGCTCGACGTGGAATCCGAAATCCTCGTCCAGCAAGGACTCGACGTCGCCATGCAGGGGCGCACGACGCTGATCATTGCCCATCGGCTTGCGACGGTGCAAAAAACCGACCGGATCGTGGTGGTGGATCGGGGCCGCATCGTCGAGACCGGCACGCCGGAGGATCTGCGCCACGGGGGCGGCCTTTACGCGCGTCTGGCCGCGCTCCAACTCGACCTGTGA
- a CDS encoding succinate dehydrogenase assembly factor 2, with protein MSINRGRLRWQCRRAFLELDLVFARFLERDFDRLTDGQLADLEDLLRCEDHELWAMVNGSEPCGNDRWKEMIGLLRQQ; from the coding sequence ATGAGCATCAACCGGGGACGCTTGCGCTGGCAATGCCGTCGGGCTTTTCTCGAGCTCGACCTTGTCTTCGCACGCTTTCTGGAAAGGGATTTCGACCGTCTCACGGACGGTCAACTGGCGGATCTGGAGGACTTGCTGCGCTGCGAGGACCATGAGCTTTGGGCCATGGTCAACGGCAGCGAGCCCTGCGGGAACGACCGGTGGAAGGAGATGATCGGCCTGTTGCGTCAGCAATGA
- a CDS encoding malate dehydrogenase, giving the protein MSKAPVRVAVTGAAGQIGYSLLFRIASGEMLGKDQPVILQLLDLPQAQKAVKGVMMELEDCAFPLLAGMVATDDPNVAFKDADYCLLVGARPRGPGMERADLLTANGAIFTVQGKAIAENANENVKVLVVGNPCNTNAYIAGAAARKVGRTNPNNYHGMLRLDHNRALSQLAAKTDRPVSSLKKMVVWGNHSPTMYADYRFCTSNGDSVKALVNDHAWNNDVFLPTVGKRGAAIIDARGLSSAASAANAAIDHMRDWALGSDDWVTMGVPSDGSYGIPAGVVFGFPCECKNGDFKIIQGLEIDEYSREKINKTLGELEDERAAVADMLK; this is encoded by the coding sequence ATGAGCAAAGCCCCCGTGCGCGTCGCCGTCACCGGCGCCGCCGGCCAGATCGGCTACAGCCTGCTGTTCCGCATTGCCAGCGGCGAGATGCTGGGCAAAGACCAGCCCGTGATCCTGCAACTGCTCGATCTTCCCCAGGCCCAGAAGGCGGTCAAGGGCGTGATGATGGAACTCGAGGACTGCGCGTTCCCGCTGCTCGCCGGGATGGTCGCCACCGACGACCCGAACGTCGCGTTCAAGGATGCGGACTACTGCCTGCTCGTCGGCGCCCGCCCGCGCGGCCCCGGCATGGAACGTGCCGACCTGCTGACCGCCAACGGCGCGATCTTCACCGTGCAGGGCAAGGCGATCGCCGAGAACGCGAACGAGAACGTCAAGGTGCTGGTCGTCGGCAACCCGTGCAACACCAACGCCTACATCGCCGGCGCCGCTGCGCGGAAAGTCGGTCGCACGAACCCGAACAACTACCACGGCATGCTGCGCCTGGATCACAACCGCGCGCTGTCGCAACTCGCGGCGAAGACCGACCGGCCGGTGTCGAGCCTGAAGAAGATGGTCGTGTGGGGCAACCACTCGCCGACGATGTACGCCGACTACCGTTTCTGCACGTCCAACGGCGACTCCGTCAAGGCGCTGGTGAACGATCACGCGTGGAACAACGACGTGTTCCTGCCGACCGTCGGCAAGCGCGGCGCCGCGATCATCGACGCCCGCGGGCTGTCGTCGGCCGCCTCCGCCGCGAACGCGGCGATCGACCACATGCGCGATTGGGCCCTCGGCTCGGATGACTGGGTGACGATGGGCGTGCCGTCCGACGGCTCCTACGGCATTCCGGCCGGTGTCGTGTTCGGTTTCCCGTGCGAGTGCAAGAACGGCGACTTCAAGATCATCCAGGGGCTGGAGATCGACGAATATTCGCGCGAAAAGATCAACAAGACTCTCGGCGAACTGGAAGACGAGCGCGCGGCAGTCGCCGACATGCTCAAGTAA
- a CDS encoding succinate dehydrogenase iron-sulfur subunit, translating into MSKRTVKLKMYRYDPDKDDKPYMQDYTLELEPSDKKLLDALVRLKSKDDTLSFRRSCREGVCGSDAMNINGKNGLACLTDIDGLPQPIVLRPLPGLPVIRDLIVDMTQFFKQYHSIKPYLINDNPLPDRERLQSPEEREELNGLYECILCACCSTSCPSFWWNPDKFVGPAGLLAAYRFLADTRDEATTERLDNLEDPYRLFRCHSIMNCVDVCPKSLNPTRAIGKIKDMMVSRAV; encoded by the coding sequence ATGAGCAAGCGTACCGTCAAACTGAAGATGTACCGCTACGATCCGGACAAGGACGACAAGCCGTACATGCAGGATTACACCCTCGAACTCGAACCGTCCGACAAGAAGCTGCTGGACGCGCTCGTTCGCCTGAAGTCGAAGGACGACACCCTGTCGTTCCGCCGCTCGTGCCGCGAAGGGGTGTGCGGTTCGGACGCGATGAACATCAACGGCAAGAACGGCCTGGCGTGCCTGACCGACATCGATGGCCTGCCGCAGCCGATCGTGCTGCGCCCGCTGCCGGGCCTGCCGGTGATCCGCGACCTGATCGTCGACATGACCCAGTTCTTCAAGCAGTATCACTCGATCAAGCCGTACCTGATCAACGACAATCCGCTCCCCGATCGCGAGCGCCTGCAGTCGCCGGAAGAGCGCGAAGAGCTGAACGGGCTCTACGAATGCATCCTGTGCGCATGCTGCTCGACGTCGTGCCCGTCGTTCTGGTGGAACCCGGACAAGTTCGTCGGCCCCGCGGGCCTGTTGGCGGCGTATCGTTTCCTCGCCGACACGCGCGACGAGGCGACGACCGAACGTCTCGACAACCTCGAGGACCCGTACCGCCTGTTCCGCTGCCACAGCATCATGAACTGCGTCGACGTCTGTCCGAAGAGTCTCAATCCGACGCGCGCGATCGGCAAGATCAAGGACATGATGGTCAGCCGGGCGGTATGA
- the infA gene encoding translation initiation factor IF-1, with protein MAKEELLEMEGVVNEVLPDTRFRVTLENGVEVQAYASGKMRKHRIRILAGDKVSVELSPYDLTKARISFRHKDERPAGAGAPPQQFRRR; from the coding sequence ATGGCCAAAGAAGAGCTGCTGGAAATGGAAGGGGTCGTCAACGAAGTGCTGCCCGATACGCGCTTTCGCGTGACGCTCGAGAATGGGGTCGAAGTGCAGGCCTACGCTTCGGGGAAGATGCGCAAACACCGCATCCGCATCCTCGCCGGAGACAAGGTCAGCGTCGAACTGTCTCCGTATGACCTGACCAAAGCGCGCATCAGTTTCCGTCACAAGGACGAGCGGCCCGCGGGAGCAGGTGCTCCCCCGCAGCAGTTTCGCCGCCGCTGA
- the gltA gene encoding citrate synthase, whose translation MSTERTATLTVDGKTVEFPVMTGTHGNDVIDIRTLGAKTGFFTYDSGFLSTASCKSTITFIDGDKGELLYRGYPIEQLADKCNFLEVAYLLKNGELPNGTQKVEFENTIKNHTMLHDQMTKFYTGFRRDAHPMAVMVGVVGALSAFYHEAMDFSDSEHRNISINRLIAKLPTIVAMAYKYNMGQPFMYPRNELDYTANFMHMMFGTPCEEYKPNPVLVRALDTIFTLHADHEQNASTSTVRLAGSSGANPFACISAGIACLWGPAHGGANEACLNMLEEIGDVSRVGEYIARAKDKNDSFKLMGFGHRVYKNFDPRAKLMRQVCYDVLGELGLENDRLFKLAMELEKIALEDQYFVEKKLYPNVDFYSGIVQKALGIPTSMFTCIFALARTVGWITQWEEMITDPEYKIGRPRQLYIGAARRDVPALAQRP comes from the coding sequence ATGAGCACTGAACGCACTGCAACGCTAACCGTCGATGGCAAGACCGTCGAATTCCCGGTAATGACCGGCACCCATGGCAATGATGTCATCGATATCCGCACGCTGGGGGCCAAGACCGGTTTCTTCACTTACGACTCGGGCTTCCTGTCGACCGCGAGCTGCAAGTCCACGATTACGTTCATCGACGGCGACAAGGGTGAACTGCTCTATCGCGGTTATCCCATCGAGCAGTTGGCCGACAAGTGCAACTTCCTCGAAGTCGCCTATCTGCTGAAGAACGGCGAGCTCCCGAACGGGACGCAGAAAGTGGAGTTCGAGAACACCATCAAGAACCACACGATGCTGCACGACCAGATGACGAAGTTCTACACCGGCTTCCGTCGTGACGCGCATCCGATGGCGGTGATGGTCGGCGTCGTCGGCGCACTGTCGGCCTTCTATCACGAAGCGATGGATTTCTCCGACTCCGAGCACCGCAACATCTCGATCAACCGCCTGATCGCGAAGCTGCCGACGATCGTCGCGATGGCCTACAAGTACAACATGGGCCAGCCGTTCATGTATCCGAGGAACGAGCTCGACTACACGGCGAACTTCATGCACATGATGTTCGGCACGCCGTGCGAGGAGTACAAGCCGAATCCGGTGCTGGTGCGCGCGCTCGACACGATCTTCACGCTGCACGCCGATCACGAGCAGAACGCCTCGACCTCGACGGTGCGTCTGGCCGGTTCGTCGGGCGCGAACCCGTTCGCGTGCATCTCCGCCGGCATCGCCTGCCTGTGGGGCCCGGCGCATGGCGGTGCGAACGAAGCGTGCCTGAACATGCTCGAGGAAATCGGCGACGTGTCGCGCGTCGGCGAGTACATCGCGCGGGCGAAGGACAAGAACGACAGCTTCAAGCTGATGGGCTTCGGCCACCGCGTCTACAAGAACTTCGACCCGCGCGCGAAGCTGATGCGCCAGGTCTGCTACGACGTCCTCGGCGAGCTGGGCCTCGAGAACGACCGCCTCTTCAAGCTGGCGATGGAACTCGAGAAGATCGCGCTGGAAGACCAGTATTTCGTCGAGAAGAAGCTCTATCCGAACGTCGACTTCTACTCCGGCATCGTGCAGAAGGCGCTGGGCATCCCGACGTCGATGTTCACCTGCATCTTCGCGCTGGCGCGAACCGTCGGCTGGATCACGCAGTGGGAAGAGATGATCACCGATCCGGAATACAAGATCGGTCGTCCGCGCCAGTTGTACATCGGCGCAGCGCGGCGCGACGTACCGGCGCTCGCACAACGTCCGTAA
- a CDS encoding adenylate/guanylate cyclase domain-containing protein, whose protein sequence is MTHAQPHSPERTVLFVDLAGSTRLYERVGDSVAFRLVDRCLHEMRSEIERRRGRVVKHTGDGLMAVFGEADHGCEAALRIHQVVRELPLSGGQKLAVRIGFHYGPVVENDSDVFGDTVNIAARLLELASPGRAITSMETARQLSAEWRPLLRPLQARSLRGASRLTEPFELLCGGAPGDLTVVQTVDFDAEEKPELRLYLGPQSLVLNAQMPSARLGRDALADLRLSDTRASRQHAEIELRGDKFVLVDRSSNGTFVLIDGEKEFVLSREEVVLRKQGHFALGRTCTDNPHLIGFVCL, encoded by the coding sequence ATGACCCACGCTCAGCCTCACTCGCCCGAACGCACTGTGCTTTTTGTGGATCTCGCCGGAAGCACCCGCCTTTATGAACGCGTCGGCGACTCGGTCGCCTTCCGGCTAGTCGATCGCTGCCTGCACGAAATGCGCAGCGAAATCGAACGGCGTCGCGGACGGGTCGTCAAGCACACCGGAGACGGTCTGATGGCCGTCTTCGGCGAAGCCGATCACGGCTGCGAGGCGGCGCTCAGGATTCATCAGGTGGTGCGGGAGCTGCCGCTCTCGGGGGGGCAGAAACTGGCGGTACGCATCGGGTTTCACTACGGCCCCGTCGTCGAAAACGACAGCGACGTGTTCGGTGACACGGTCAACATCGCCGCGCGCCTGCTGGAACTCGCGTCGCCCGGGCGCGCCATCACGTCGATGGAAACGGCCCGCCAACTCAGCGCCGAGTGGCGCCCGCTGCTCCGCCCACTGCAGGCACGCAGCCTGCGCGGCGCTTCGCGACTGACCGAGCCCTTCGAACTGCTGTGCGGCGGGGCCCCGGGCGACCTGACCGTGGTGCAGACAGTGGACTTCGACGCCGAGGAAAAGCCCGAACTGCGGCTTTATCTCGGCCCGCAGTCGCTTGTGCTCAATGCCCAGATGCCGAGCGCACGGCTCGGCCGGGATGCCTTGGCGGACTTGCGCTTAAGTGATACCCGCGCCTCGCGCCAGCATGCTGAAATCGAACTGCGCGGCGACAAGTTCGTGCTGGTCGACCGCAGCAGCAACGGCACTTTCGTACTGATAGACGGTGAAAAGGAATTCGTGCTGTCGCGTGAGGAAGTCGTCCTCAGGAAACAGGGACACTTCGCCCTCGGGCGGACGTGCACCGACAATCCGCACCTTATCGGCTTCGTTTGCCTCTGA
- the sdhA gene encoding succinate dehydrogenase flavoprotein subunit, whose amino-acid sequence MGCPDSLEAVSVNVAKRTFDAVIVGAGGAGLRAALQLSESGMKTAVLTKVFPTRSHTVAAQGGVAASLGNTTEDNWHWHMYDTVKGSDWLGDQDAIEFMCRKANEVVVELEHYGMPFDRTDNGKIYQRPFGGHSQNYGQAPVSRSCAAADRTGHAMLHALYQRNVRANTQFFVEWMALDLIRDADGDVLGVTAIEMETGEVCVFHAKATIFATGGAGRIFHSSTNAFINTGDGLGMAARAGVPLEDMEFWQFHPTGVFGAGVLITEGVRGEGGILRNASGERFMERYAPNLKDLASRDVVSRSMVTEINEGRGCGPDKDHVLLDITHLSPETIMKRLPGIREISIQFAGVDPIKAPIPVVPTAHYQMGGIPTNFKGQVVAPKDGNPNSPISGFYAAGECACASVHGANRLGTNSLLDLLVFGKSAGESVVEDFQSGQLSLKPLPADAADVSLARLARLEGQKNGESVFEVGLEMRRTMQKHAGVFRFDNLLKEGVARIKEVAERAKRTEIKDKSKVWNTARTEALELDNLIEVAKATMVSAEARKESRGAHVRDDAPDTAEFPNGRNDNQWLRHTLWYSEGNRLDYKPVTMKPLSQDVEPIALAKRTY is encoded by the coding sequence ATGGGCTGCCCAGATTCTTTGGAGGCTGTGAGCGTGAACGTCGCAAAGCGTACTTTTGACGCGGTCATCGTGGGTGCCGGTGGAGCGGGGCTGCGTGCCGCCCTGCAACTTTCCGAGTCCGGAATGAAAACCGCCGTGCTGACCAAGGTGTTCCCGACGCGCTCGCACACCGTCGCAGCTCAGGGCGGCGTCGCCGCCTCGCTTGGCAACACTACCGAGGACAACTGGCACTGGCACATGTACGACACCGTCAAGGGGTCGGACTGGCTGGGCGACCAGGATGCAATCGAATTCATGTGCCGCAAGGCGAACGAGGTCGTCGTCGAACTCGAACACTACGGCATGCCGTTCGACCGCACCGACAACGGCAAGATTTACCAGCGCCCGTTCGGCGGCCACTCGCAGAATTACGGCCAGGCGCCGGTGTCGCGCTCCTGTGCCGCAGCCGACCGTACCGGCCATGCGATGCTGCACGCGCTGTACCAGCGCAACGTGCGCGCGAACACGCAGTTCTTCGTCGAATGGATGGCGCTCGACCTGATCCGTGACGCCGACGGCGACGTGCTCGGCGTCACCGCAATCGAAATGGAAACCGGCGAAGTCTGCGTCTTTCACGCGAAGGCGACGATTTTCGCGACCGGCGGCGCGGGACGCATTTTCCACAGCTCGACGAACGCGTTCATCAACACCGGTGACGGCCTCGGCATGGCGGCGCGCGCCGGTGTTCCGCTCGAGGACATGGAATTCTGGCAGTTCCACCCGACCGGCGTGTTCGGCGCGGGCGTGCTGATCACCGAGGGCGTGCGCGGCGAAGGCGGCATCCTGCGCAATGCGTCCGGCGAGCGCTTCATGGAGCGCTATGCGCCGAACCTGAAGGATCTCGCGTCGCGCGACGTCGTGTCGCGCTCGATGGTCACCGAGATCAACGAAGGTCGCGGCTGCGGTCCGGACAAGGATCACGTGCTGCTCGACATCACGCACCTGTCGCCGGAAACCATCATGAAGCGGCTGCCGGGCATCCGCGAGATCTCCATCCAGTTCGCGGGCGTCGACCCGATCAAGGCGCCGATCCCGGTCGTGCCGACTGCGCATTACCAGATGGGCGGCATCCCGACGAACTTCAAGGGCCAGGTCGTGGCGCCGAAGGACGGCAACCCGAACTCGCCGATCTCGGGTTTCTACGCTGCCGGCGAATGCGCGTGCGCTTCGGTGCATGGCGCGAACCGGCTCGGCACGAACTCGCTGCTCGACCTGCTGGTGTTCGGCAAGTCGGCCGGCGAGTCGGTCGTCGAGGACTTCCAGAGCGGCCAGCTGAGCCTCAAGCCGCTGCCCGCGGACGCTGCCGACGTGTCGCTGGCGCGGCTCGCCCGTCTCGAAGGACAGAAGAACGGCGAGAGCGTGTTCGAAGTCGGCCTCGAGATGCGCCGCACGATGCAGAAGCACGCCGGCGTGTTCCGCTTCGACAACCTGCTGAAGGAAGGTGTCGCGAGGATCAAGGAAGTTGCCGAACGTGCCAAGCGCACCGAGATCAAGGACAAGTCGAAAGTGTGGAATACCGCGCGCACCGAAGCGCTGGAGCTCGACAACCTGATCGAAGTCGCCAAGGCCACGATGGTTTCGGCCGAGGCGCGCAAGGAATCGCGCGGCGCACATGTGCGGGATGACGCACCCGACACGGCGGAATTCCCGAACGGCCGCAACGACAACCAGTGGCTCAGGCACACCCTGTGGTACAGCGAAGGCAATCGGCTCGACTACAAGCCGGTGACGATGAAGCCGCTGTCGCAGGATGTCGAGCCGATCGCACTCGCGAAACGCACCTACTGA
- a CDS encoding GntR family transcriptional regulator, translating to MAQESPTFSPLYRQIKSLILQALESGEWRPGQVIPSEQELAARFSVSQGTVRKAIDEMAADNLLIRKQGKGTFVASHNDPRALFRFLRLVPMDGDLAPPQSVPMDCWRAKAGQEASRMLGIELGDPIIIVRRLLKFAAKPVVIDEIYLPGEVFPGLTLEVLQSWNGSLYSLFETRFGLRMIRAQERLRAVAADRSTSEALKVPEGTPLLSVERVTYTYGDRPVEWRRGLYSTAEHFYLNELN from the coding sequence ATGGCACAGGAATCCCCCACATTCAGTCCGCTTTACCGGCAGATCAAGAGCCTCATCCTGCAGGCCCTCGAATCTGGCGAGTGGCGTCCCGGTCAGGTGATTCCGAGCGAGCAGGAACTTGCTGCCCGCTTCAGCGTTTCGCAAGGCACGGTGCGCAAGGCCATCGATGAAATGGCGGCCGACAATCTGCTGATCCGCAAGCAGGGCAAAGGCACTTTCGTGGCGTCCCATAACGATCCGCGGGCTTTGTTCCGCTTCCTGCGGCTCGTGCCGATGGATGGCGATCTGGCGCCACCGCAGAGCGTGCCGATGGACTGCTGGCGGGCGAAGGCCGGGCAGGAAGCGTCACGCATGCTGGGCATCGAGCTCGGCGATCCGATCATCATCGTCCGGCGCTTGCTGAAATTCGCCGCCAAGCCCGTCGTCATCGACGAGATCTACCTGCCCGGCGAAGTGTTTCCGGGGCTCACGCTGGAAGTGCTGCAGAGCTGGAACGGCTCGCTCTACAGTCTGTTCGAAACCCGTTTCGGCTTGCGCATGATCCGTGCGCAGGAACGCCTGCGAGCCGTGGCCGCAGACCGCTCGACGAGCGAGGCGCTGAAAGTGCCGGAAGGAACTCCGCTGTTGTCGGTCGAACGGGTCACCTACACGTACGGGGACCGGCCGGTCGAGTGGCGGCGCGGGCTTTATTCGACCGCGGAGCATTTTTATCTGAATGAACTGAACTGA
- the sdhD gene encoding succinate dehydrogenase, hydrophobic membrane anchor protein, whose product MVKRIVVGAHYGLRDWIAQRATAVFMVIFTILFAIAALSLPEMSYEAWSGLFRGGVMRFFTFLFFLALFYHAWIGVRDIFMDYINPAGVRLVLHVVTIFVLVGYAGWAAQILWRL is encoded by the coding sequence ATGGTAAAGCGTATCGTTGTCGGCGCTCACTACGGCCTGCGCGACTGGATCGCGCAACGTGCCACGGCCGTGTTCATGGTGATCTTCACGATCCTGTTCGCGATTGCCGCGCTCAGCTTGCCCGAAATGAGCTATGAAGCGTGGTCCGGCCTGTTCCGCGGCGGCGTGATGCGCTTCTTCACGTTCCTGTTCTTCCTCGCCTTGTTCTACCACGCATGGATTGGTGTGCGGGACATTTTCATGGACTACATCAACCCGGCCGGCGTCCGCCTGGTCCTGCATGTGGTAACGATCTTCGTGCTCGTCGGCTATGCCGGATGGGCTGCCCAGATTCTTTGGAGGCTGTGA
- a CDS encoding aldolase/citrate lyase family protein encodes MRHPADVLFAGEKPFPVLAAVDHYAGSEKLMRKALALQHELGPVFDLTCDCEDGARTGAEAEHAEMVADIVMCGDNRDGRVGARIHDVTHPHWQRDLEILIARAGGRLAFITLPKARSAADARHQIETLRRLEAAARTGREIPVHVLIETHGALREAWDIAALPGVESLDFGLMDFVSGHHGAIPGAAMKSPGQFTHPLVVRAKVEIAAAALANGVVPSHNVTTELKDLELIRHDAERARREFGYLRMWSIHPNQILPIIEAMRPDFSEVEEASGILAAAQEGDWGPIQYRGKLHDRASYRYYWELLQRARSTGMVLPDEGRRRFFS; translated from the coding sequence ATGCGACACCCTGCTGACGTCCTGTTCGCCGGCGAAAAGCCGTTTCCGGTCCTCGCCGCAGTCGATCATTACGCCGGCTCGGAAAAACTGATGAGGAAGGCGCTGGCGCTTCAGCACGAGTTGGGTCCGGTGTTCGATCTGACCTGCGATTGCGAAGACGGCGCGCGTACCGGCGCCGAAGCCGAGCACGCCGAAATGGTCGCCGATATCGTGATGTGCGGCGACAATCGCGACGGCCGCGTCGGCGCGAGAATCCATGACGTCACGCATCCTCACTGGCAGCGCGATCTCGAAATCCTCATCGCCAGGGCAGGCGGCCGGCTCGCGTTCATCACATTGCCGAAAGCGCGCTCCGCGGCCGATGCGCGCCACCAGATCGAAACCCTCCGCCGGCTCGAAGCCGCTGCCCGCACCGGACGGGAAATTCCGGTCCATGTCCTGATCGAGACGCACGGCGCGCTGCGCGAAGCGTGGGATATTGCGGCGCTGCCCGGCGTCGAATCGCTCGACTTCGGCCTGATGGATTTCGTTTCCGGCCACCACGGCGCGATTCCCGGCGCGGCAATGAAAAGTCCGGGCCAATTCACGCATCCGCTCGTCGTCCGCGCGAAAGTCGAAATCGCCGCCGCGGCCCTCGCCAACGGCGTCGTTCCATCACATAACGTGACGACCGAACTCAAGGATCTGGAACTCATCCGCCACGACGCCGAACGGGCGCGACGCGAATTCGGATACCTGCGGATGTGGAGCATTCACCCGAATCAGATTCTTCCGATCATCGAAGCGATGCGCCCAGACTTTTCCGAAGTCGAAGAAGCGAGCGGCATTCTCGCCGCTGCCCAGGAGGGTGACTGGGGCCCGATCCAGTATCGCGGAAAGCTCCACGACCGGGCCTCCTACCGCTACTACTGGGAATTGCTGCAGCGTGCCCGCTCGACCGGCATGGTCCTGCCGGACGAAGGGCGTCGCCGCTTTTTCTCGTAG
- the sdhC gene encoding succinate dehydrogenase, cytochrome b556 subunit: MSEAIVRKQRPKFLALHEIRLPLPGFVSILHRVSGAGLFLMLPFLLFLFDRSLGSPESFETYKSVVANPLAKLLLLGLLWAYLHHFCAGIRFLLLDLHKGTDLKSARSSSRIVLIVSIALTIIVGVKLW, from the coding sequence ATGTCAGAAGCCATAGTGCGCAAGCAGCGGCCGAAATTCCTGGCCCTGCACGAGATCCGGCTCCCGCTGCCGGGTTTCGTCTCGATTCTTCATCGGGTGAGCGGAGCAGGACTGTTCCTGATGCTGCCGTTCCTGCTGTTCCTGTTCGACCGCAGCCTGGGCTCGCCGGAGTCCTTTGAAACATACAAGAGTGTGGTGGCGAACCCGCTCGCGAAGCTGCTGCTGCTCGGCCTGCTGTGGGCGTACCTGCACCACTTTTGCGCCGGCATCCGTTTCCTGCTGCTCGACCTGCACAAGGGGACCGACCTCAAGTCCGCCCGCAGCAGCTCGCGCATCGTGCTGATCGTGAGCATCGCGCTGACCATCATCGTCGGGGTGAAGCTATGGTAA